In Rhodanobacter denitrificans, the sequence TGGGATCACGCCACCGGCATACCGCATCGGCCACCTGGCCATCGGGCGGATAGCCCTGGGTGATGCGCTGGCCCTGGGCGACTGCGGACTGTACGTCCTCGGAGCGCACCCGCCAGACGACCGGTCGCCTGCTGGCGGCCGGCGGCGGAAGCGGCAGGCCCAGCGCCGAACACCAGGCCACGTACGGCAGATTGACGCCGTTCAAGGTGGCCACCTCTTCCTGGTAATCGGTACGGCCGATCGTCGGCTCCACCATGCGGAACTCGCCGCTGCGCGTGTCGCGCTTGTACTCCATGCTGGCCATGCCGACCACGCCCGCCGCCTGGAAAAACCGGGTGGTCATGGCGGAAAGCTGCGCATGCACTTCGGGGGCGGCGGTACAGCTGGCCGTGCCGCCCACCTGCGGCGGCCAGGAGCGGATCTTGCGTCCGGCAAAAGACCCGGCCGCCTGCCCGTCCCGATCGACGTATTGCAGACAGAAATGGATACTCGAATCGGGGCCATCGATCCATTCCTGCACCACGACATCCGCCATCACCGGCAGGATGCGGCGAATCAGCGCTGCCGCTTCTTCCGCACTGCCGGCACGGTAGGCCTTCCTGAATTGACGTGCATATGCCGCATCGCGCCCGCCAGGCTTGACCACGACCGGATAGCGCAGCTCGCCGAGTGCGGGCAGGTCCGCCAGCGCGCGGATGTGCACCAGCGGCGGGATGGGACTGCCGAGTTGTTCGGCCCGGCGCTGGAACCCCTCCTTGTGCTGCAGCGTGTCCACGACTTCCATGGGCGGCAGGTTGAACCGATACAGCGCCGACAGGCGATCGCGATGATGCGAAACGGTCCTGACACTTTCCTCCTGGGTCAGGAACAGCACCGGGCGCACGCCGGAAAATTGCGTCGTACCCAGGCGCACCAGGTCTTCGACCAGCGTTTCACCGTGCGTCGCACGGATCCGCAACGGCGTCGCCGCGCGGGTACGCATTTCCGCGCGCCGCGTGTCGGTATCCAGCAGGCAGACCGAAACCCGCGCGCGCGCCAGGCTGCGCGCCACGCCCAGGCCATTGGCTCCGGCGCCCAGTACCACGGCAGGCGTATCGACAGTCATGCGCCCCTCCCGCGCTCTCGCCGGTGCCGGTCGAGCACGTCGGTATAGACGGCGCGATAACGTGCCACGCTCGCCGACCAGGTGCGTTCGCGCTCGACGAACTCCCGCCCATGGGCTATCACCCTGCCCCAGCTCGCGGGGGTCTCCAGCAGCTTGATCAAACACTGCGCGAGCGCCTCGGCCGATCCCGCGGAAAAAAGATGGCCATTGTGGCCGTCGCGAATCAGCTCGCGGTGGCCGCCGACATCCGAAGCGGCCACCAGCTTGCCCATGGCCATCGCCTCAAGCGGTTTCAATGGCGTCACCAGTTCCGTCAACCGTCGCGAGATGCGCGGATAGACCATGACGTCCATGGCGCTGTAGTACCGGGTGACCTCGCTGTGCGGCACGCGACCGACGAAATGCACGACGCGATCGAGGCCGAGGCGGGCGGCCAGCGCCTGCAGCTCGGCATCCTGCGGTCCGCCGCCCAGCAGCAGCAGGCGTGCCTGCGGCACGGCGCGCAGTACCAGCGGCATGGCCCGGAGCAAGCCATCCAGCCCCTCATAGGCGTAGAACGAGCCGGCGAATCCCAGCGTGGTCCCGCGGGTGAGCCCATATTTCTCCCGCAGCTCCGCGTCCTCGGCGCTGGCCGTGGATCGAAATTGGGTGGTATCCACGGCGTTGGGAATGACGGTGATCTTGTCGGCGGGAATGCCACGCTTCAGCATGTCGCCGCGCAAGCCCTCGCAGATCGTGGTCACGGCGTCTGCCCGTTGCAGGGCCCGGGTCTCCAGCGCGCGCGTCAACCGATACCGCGCCCCTCCCTCGCGCGCCGTACCGAGGTCGACGGCGGCGTCTTCCCAGAACGCGCGGACTTCGTACACCACCGGAATGCCGACGGCCCGGCCCACCGCAAGCGCGGGGAACGCGTCCAGCACCGGCGAGTGCGCATGAAGAATGTCCGGATGCACGTTGTCCACCACTTCGGCCAGCCGGGTCTGCAATGCGCGCATCAGGCAGCGATGCCGGACCAGCGGCAGCCTCGCCAGCAGGCCGGATGCCGGCGGGGTGCGGTAGAACATCCAGTCGCCGACGTGTTCCTCGCGCTGCCGGTCGCTGCCCTGCTTGGGACCGGTCAAGTGCATCGTTTCCCAGCCCAGTGCACGCTGCGCCTCGAGGATGGCGAGCGTCCGGAAGGTATAGCCGCTGTGCAGGGGCAGCGAGTGGTCGAGCACGTGCAGGATACGCAACGGCCGCTCGGTCGATGCCTCCGGCCGGGCTTGGCGCGGCGCGACGCTCAGGACGTCGTTCATGGCTCGGCTCCAGCCGTCGCGCCACCGGCAGCGGCCAACAGTACTCGCGCATAGAGTGCGTGCTGCGCTTCCACGATCGGCTGCCACCCCAGCCGTTCCGCCACGCGGCGGGTGGCCGCGCGCGTCGGCGCCCGCTCGCGCAACCGCAGCCAGGCGGCGGCAAGCGCTTCGGCACTGCGTTCGACGGCGATCTCGCCTGCCTCGGGCGCATCCAGCAATTCGCTGACGCCGGCAAACGGTGCGGCCACCACCGGCGTACCGCAGGCCAGGGATTCCAGCACGGCGTTGGGCATGCCCTCACGGCTCGATGCATGCACCAGCACGTCTGCTGCGTTGTAGTACTCGCACAGCTGTGCGTGGGAGATGGCGCCAAGCATGCGCACGCGCGCGTGGAGACCCAGCTGGCCCACCAGGTCGCGCAGCCTGCGCTGTTCCGGTCCCTCGCCGGCGATCAGCAGCGTCGTATCCGGCACCCGCGCCAGCGCCTCGATGGCAAGGTGCACGCCCTTGAGTGCGACCAGGTGGCCCACCGTCAACCACACCGGACCCGCAAGGCCCAATTTGGCACGAATCAGCGTGCGGTCCCGTGGCCCGAAATGATCAAGATCAACCCCATTGCGCAACACCGCAATCTTCCCGGGATCCACGCCCAAGGCGATGACCTTGTCCTTCAGCGCCCGCGACACGGTCACGATGGCGGCGGCGCACCCTGCGGCCCATTGGATCTGATGTTTGGGTCGCCGATAGCGCGGGATCACGTTCACGTCGGTGCCGCGCGCGGTGATCACCACCGGCCTGCCCAGCGCCGTACCAAGCCGTGCCGCCGCCACGCCGTCCGGGTAAAAGTAATGTGCATCGATCAGATCGAAGTCAGTGCCGCTGGCCTGCAGTTTTCGCAGGACTGGCAGAAGGGCGTGATACATCAGAAATGGTGCGATGCTCATGCCCAGTTTCGGAATCGTCGGATAGCGGGGATGGCTGACCTGGATACCGTAGCGCTGCTCATGCGCGGGCACCCGGGCAAATGCCGAGTGGGCCCCGAAGCGCCGATGCCGAAACGGAAACCAAGGCACCGGCGCTACAACCGTCGCGGTCACCCGGCCAGAATCCACGAGGTGGCGCAATCGCTCCTCGACAAACACGCCGTGGCGCGGCTGGACGGCATTCGGATACAGGCTGGTGAAGACCAGCAGTCGAATCTTGCGCTCGCCACCCGCCTCGACGCCGGTTCCGGCACTTCGCCGCGCCGCGTCGAGCGCTTCTTCTGTCGACGGCATGACATCACCGGCAACGCCGTTGACCGATGCTGTCTTCATGGCTGCGCTCCGGCGGCCACGACCCTGCGCGCCGGCCCGGCGGAAATCGCGGCAGCGGCGGGCTGCTGCATGCGGCGCAGAAAGGCGTCCAGCATCAGCAGGCTCCACAGCGTCGCGCTGTGATCGCGCCGGCCAGCCGCATGTTGCTGCAGCAGCCGATCGAGCACGGCCGGCTCGAAGT encodes:
- a CDS encoding FAD-dependent oxidoreductase, which gives rise to MTVDTPAVVLGAGANGLGVARSLARARVSVCLLDTDTRRAEMRTRAATPLRIRATHGETLVEDLVRLGTTQFSGVRPVLFLTQEESVRTVSHHRDRLSALYRFNLPPMEVVDTLQHKEGFQRRAEQLGSPIPPLVHIRALADLPALGELRYPVVVKPGGRDAAYARQFRKAYRAGSAEEAAALIRRILPVMADVVVQEWIDGPDSSIHFCLQYVDRDGQAAGSFAGRKIRSWPPQVGGTASCTAAPEVHAQLSAMTTRFFQAAGVVGMASMEYKRDTRSGEFRMVEPTIGRTDYQEEVATLNGVNLPYVAWCSALGLPLPPPAASRRPVVWRVRSEDVQSAVAQGQRITQGYPPDGQVADAVCRWRDPMPCLVQGLRHVRRALLSRTAKRVPGSPVAGSES
- a CDS encoding TIGR04063 family PEP-CTERM/XrtA system glycosyltransferase, which translates into the protein MNDVLSVAPRQARPEASTERPLRILHVLDHSLPLHSGYTFRTLAILEAQRALGWETMHLTGPKQGSDRQREEHVGDWMFYRTPPASGLLARLPLVRHRCLMRALQTRLAEVVDNVHPDILHAHSPVLDAFPALAVGRAVGIPVVYEVRAFWEDAAVDLGTAREGGARYRLTRALETRALQRADAVTTICEGLRGDMLKRGIPADKITVIPNAVDTTQFRSTASAEDAELREKYGLTRGTTLGFAGSFYAYEGLDGLLRAMPLVLRAVPQARLLLLGGGPQDAELQALAARLGLDRVVHFVGRVPHSEVTRYYSAMDVMVYPRISRRLTELVTPLKPLEAMAMGKLVAASDVGGHRELIRDGHNGHLFSAGSAEALAQCLIKLLETPASWGRVIAHGREFVERERTWSASVARYRAVYTDVLDRHRRERGRGA
- a CDS encoding glycosyltransferase family 4 protein — encoded protein: MKTASVNGVAGDVMPSTEEALDAARRSAGTGVEAGGERKIRLLVFTSLYPNAVQPRHGVFVEERLRHLVDSGRVTATVVAPVPWFPFRHRRFGAHSAFARVPAHEQRYGIQVSHPRYPTIPKLGMSIAPFLMYHALLPVLRKLQASGTDFDLIDAHYFYPDGVAAARLGTALGRPVVITARGTDVNVIPRYRRPKHQIQWAAGCAAAIVTVSRALKDKVIALGVDPGKIAVLRNGVDLDHFGPRDRTLIRAKLGLAGPVWLTVGHLVALKGVHLAIEALARVPDTTLLIAGEGPEQRRLRDLVGQLGLHARVRMLGAISHAQLCEYYNAADVLVHASSREGMPNAVLESLACGTPVVAAPFAGVSELLDAPEAGEIAVERSAEALAAAWLRLRERAPTRAATRRVAERLGWQPIVEAQHALYARVLLAAAGGATAGAEP